The following proteins are co-located in the Bacillus pumilus genome:
- a CDS encoding quercetin 2,3-dioxygenase has product MSEQPQSIKQSEGTSFYTVSGSGKLYGLENQLVHVLAEANQTNQLFELVLITGGKGAYFPLHCHETLFETIFVLEGKLEVMLDGKKYMVTACDYIHIPPKTIHGYRMHSHKTRFISYTLGGQMTDIYQQIGKRLLQNEWPMTDQTFDADCFQQAEKESDLMLMHGIRELSNTTKPSVLFHSQLPHSVQPYVLEAGEGKQYIIDGQLHELIATTETTGGGFSHFVIEGTKGKYFPPHYHQVHTEALYCVEGKMNLHLNGEDICLMPGDFAYIPPDTIHAYELVSHSNKFLILLLPGDIEQLYEQFEESQSPSMCPYFIHEGNLMIDRETSAQYDLYFLEKE; this is encoded by the coding sequence ATGTCGGAGCAACCGCAATCGATCAAGCAATCCGAAGGTACCTCTTTTTATACCGTGTCTGGTTCGGGAAAGCTGTATGGTTTGGAGAATCAGCTTGTTCATGTGCTGGCAGAAGCAAATCAAACGAATCAACTGTTTGAGCTTGTCTTAATCACAGGTGGGAAAGGAGCTTATTTTCCACTGCATTGTCATGAGACATTATTTGAAACCATCTTTGTGCTCGAAGGTAAGCTTGAGGTGATGCTGGACGGTAAAAAATATATGGTGACAGCGTGCGATTATATTCATATTCCGCCTAAAACAATTCATGGCTACAGAATGCATAGTCACAAAACAAGGTTTATTTCGTATACATTGGGCGGACAAATGACAGATATCTATCAGCAAATTGGGAAAAGGCTCTTGCAGAATGAATGGCCGATGACCGATCAAACCTTTGATGCAGACTGTTTTCAACAAGCTGAAAAAGAAAGCGATCTCATGCTGATGCACGGAATCAGAGAGCTATCGAATACAACCAAGCCCTCAGTGTTATTTCATAGTCAGCTCCCTCATTCAGTGCAGCCCTATGTATTAGAGGCTGGTGAAGGGAAGCAATACATCATTGATGGTCAGCTTCATGAGCTGATTGCGACAACAGAAACAACAGGAGGCGGATTCAGTCATTTTGTGATAGAAGGGACGAAAGGAAAATATTTTCCTCCGCACTATCATCAAGTGCATACAGAAGCACTCTATTGTGTTGAAGGGAAAATGAACCTTCATTTGAACGGAGAGGATATTTGTCTAATGCCGGGTGACTTTGCCTATATACCGCCGGATACCATCCACGCTTATGAATTAGTGTCTCATTCAAATAAATTTTTGATTTTGCTGCTCCCTGGAGATATTGAGCAATTATATGAACAGTTTGAAGAATCTCAAAGCCCAAGTATGTGTCCTTATTTTATTCACGAAGGGAACCTGATGATCGATCGGGAGACATCAGCTCAATATGATTTGTATTTTCTCGAAAAAGAATGA
- a CDS encoding zinc-dependent alcohol dehydrogenase — protein MRAVTYQGKNRIAVKKVDAPSIQDREDVIVRITSTAICGSDLHLYQGNFPLPIGYVIGHEPMGIVEEVGPDVTAVKKGDRVVIPFTVACGQCQYCHHHLESQCDHSNPHYDSGGLFGYSEKFGNYPGGQAEYLRVPFGNYTPFKVPDDCELEDEQLLFLSDVLPTAYWSVEHAGVKKGDTVIVLGCGPVGLMAQQFAWQKGAERVIAVDYIDYRLRHAKRMSGVEVFDFTEDPDMGETLKELTKGGADVVIDCVGMDGKKSPLEKIEQKLKLQGGTIGPIQIATKAVRKCGTVQLTGVYGGLYNMFPLGAFFARNVTLKMGQAPARGYMTKLYQKVTTGEIDPRAIITHQLPLDDAAHAYQIFNEKQDDCIKVILKP, from the coding sequence GTGAGAGCTGTTACCTATCAAGGAAAAAATCGCATTGCAGTGAAGAAAGTAGATGCGCCGTCTATTCAAGATCGTGAAGATGTCATCGTTCGGATTACATCAACAGCGATTTGCGGCTCGGATTTACATTTGTATCAAGGGAATTTCCCGCTTCCTATCGGCTATGTGATTGGGCACGAGCCGATGGGAATTGTGGAGGAAGTTGGGCCGGATGTTACGGCGGTAAAAAAGGGAGATCGTGTTGTCATTCCATTTACGGTTGCATGTGGTCAATGCCAGTATTGCCATCATCACTTAGAAAGCCAATGCGACCACTCAAACCCGCATTATGATTCGGGCGGACTTTTTGGATATAGTGAGAAATTCGGAAATTATCCCGGAGGACAGGCTGAATATTTACGCGTACCCTTTGGAAACTATACCCCGTTTAAGGTACCGGATGATTGTGAGTTAGAGGATGAACAATTATTGTTCTTATCAGATGTCCTGCCAACTGCTTATTGGAGCGTGGAGCACGCAGGAGTGAAAAAAGGCGATACGGTCATCGTGTTAGGCTGTGGACCTGTTGGGTTAATGGCACAGCAATTTGCTTGGCAAAAAGGTGCAGAGCGGGTGATCGCCGTCGATTATATTGATTACCGCCTGCGGCATGCAAAACGGATGAGCGGTGTAGAAGTATTTGATTTTACAGAAGATCCCGATATGGGAGAAACATTAAAGGAGCTCACCAAGGGCGGAGCGGACGTTGTCATTGATTGTGTAGGAATGGACGGGAAGAAATCGCCGCTTGAAAAAATTGAGCAGAAGCTCAAACTGCAAGGCGGAACGATTGGACCGATTCAAATTGCCACAAAAGCTGTTCGAAAATGTGGAACAGTTCAACTGACTGGTGTGTATGGAGGGCTGTACAATATGTTCCCATTAGGCGCTTTTTTCGCAAGAAACGTCACGCTGAAAATGGGACAGGCCCCGGCAAGAGGGTACATGACAAAGCTCTATCAAAAAGTGACAACGGGTGAAATTGATCCTAGAGCGATCATCACACATCAATTGCCATTAGATGATGCCGCACATGCTTACCAAATATTCAACGAAAAACAGGATGATTGTATAAAGGTCATCTTAAAGCCATAA
- a CDS encoding MarR family winged helix-turn-helix transcriptional regulator — protein sequence MQHFKLEASLLDHALTKYLKATKRIDEENIPRNVTNVKGFILRIIYRHQSCTVKNILQEVSLSPSATTTALNHLEDEGLIIRSRNNNDRRTVWITLSESGEQIAKQMIDNRQLLVNQLFNHLSEDDKKTFFELIEKMMDERTLKA from the coding sequence ATGCAACATTTCAAGCTAGAGGCAAGTTTGTTAGACCATGCACTGACAAAGTATTTAAAGGCGACGAAACGAATAGACGAAGAGAACATTCCGAGAAACGTCACGAATGTCAAAGGGTTTATTTTACGCATCATCTACCGCCATCAATCATGTACTGTGAAAAATATTCTACAGGAAGTTTCATTATCTCCCTCTGCGACAACAACCGCTCTCAATCACTTAGAAGATGAAGGGCTGATTATCCGCTCTCGAAATAACAATGACCGCCGTACTGTATGGATTACCCTTTCTGAATCGGGTGAACAAATAGCAAAACAAATGATCGACAATCGCCAATTGCTTGTCAATCAACTGTTCAACCATTTATCTGAGGACGACAAAAAAACATTTTTTGAATTAATCGAAAAAATGATGGATGAGCGCACATTAAAGGCTTAG
- a CDS encoding class I adenylate-forming enzyme family protein: MNTLQALLNDRMERSSQIEAVTGGGVSYTFEEYAKRIDQLAHYLHRKGIRKGDRVCFICQNHHHFSTIMLAAIKAGAVAVPLSWQLTSFELEGILKKAEPKALFFDREFRDIIAAVNVSLEDCLMVESGVNAKTTQLFEDLLASNDGSDLAEEVSEEDLAMILFTSGTTGNPKGCMVGHGRLYQFLTRHGNRGFDLKGKRYLASHPLYHMSSINHLIAAAIEGYTLVFLHDATPKRILETIEKERITFMMAFPSAYTYMLEELKRGSYDLSSFEIAISGGTKVPVRLIKDYKEVGIHMMHGYGSTEAWVVSAWYPAMGEDKMGSAGKVDADVEVKIVHPETDETLPAGEIGEVVMRSPFYFLGYYHQPDATEKVLKDGWFHMGDAGYLDEEGFLYITGRYKDVILYGGDNIYPDQVEEVIDQIPGVIESAVIGVPDDLYGEVPSAYIVKDESVDFCEQDVVNYCQERLADYKVPSIHFTKELPKNKLGKIMKKDLRELVVNA, from the coding sequence TTGAATACTTTACAGGCATTGCTAAACGACAGAATGGAACGCTCTTCACAAATTGAAGCGGTAACTGGCGGAGGTGTGTCTTATACATTTGAAGAATATGCAAAACGCATTGACCAGCTCGCTCATTACTTACATCGTAAGGGGATTCGAAAAGGTGACCGCGTTTGCTTTATTTGTCAAAACCATCATCACTTTTCAACGATTATGCTGGCAGCCATCAAAGCGGGTGCAGTCGCAGTCCCACTTAGCTGGCAGCTTACTTCTTTTGAACTGGAAGGCATTTTGAAAAAAGCAGAGCCAAAGGCTTTATTTTTTGACCGAGAATTCCGTGACATCATTGCCGCTGTGAATGTGTCTTTAGAGGATTGCCTCATGGTGGAATCCGGTGTGAATGCGAAAACAACGCAGCTGTTTGAAGACCTATTGGCTTCAAACGATGGAAGTGATCTTGCTGAGGAGGTGTCAGAAGAGGATCTAGCTATGATTCTATTCACATCCGGCACAACGGGTAACCCAAAAGGCTGTATGGTTGGACATGGACGACTCTATCAATTTTTAACAAGACATGGGAATCGAGGATTTGACCTAAAAGGAAAACGATATTTGGCGAGTCACCCTCTGTATCATATGAGCTCGATTAACCATCTCATCGCAGCTGCAATTGAAGGGTATACCCTAGTCTTTTTACATGATGCAACGCCGAAACGCATTTTAGAAACGATTGAAAAAGAAAGAATTACGTTTATGATGGCCTTCCCATCAGCTTATACGTACATGTTAGAAGAGCTGAAACGCGGTTCGTATGATCTCTCTTCCTTTGAAATTGCGATTTCTGGCGGCACGAAGGTTCCAGTACGCTTGATTAAGGACTACAAAGAAGTGGGGATTCACATGATGCATGGCTACGGAAGTACCGAAGCGTGGGTTGTCAGTGCATGGTACCCTGCAATGGGTGAAGATAAAATGGGATCTGCCGGTAAAGTCGATGCGGATGTAGAAGTAAAAATCGTTCATCCTGAGACAGATGAGACACTGCCAGCTGGAGAAATTGGCGAAGTTGTCATGAGAAGCCCATTTTATTTCCTAGGCTACTACCATCAGCCTGACGCTACTGAGAAGGTACTCAAAGATGGCTGGTTCCATATGGGAGACGCAGGCTATCTAGATGAAGAAGGTTTTCTTTATATCACAGGCAGATACAAAGATGTCATTTTGTACGGCGGCGATAATATTTATCCTGACCAAGTGGAAGAAGTCATTGATCAAATTCCAGGAGTCATTGAATCAGCTGTCATTGGTGTACCAGACGATTTATATGGTGAAGTGCCAAGTGCATATATCGTGAAAGACGAATCCGTCGATTTTTGCGAGCAAGATGTTGTGAACTATTGCCAGGAGCGTTTGGCAGATTACAAGGTTCCGTCCATTCATTTCACGAAGGAACTGCCAAAAAACAAACTTGGTAAAATTATGAAGAAAGATTTGCGTGAATTGGTTGTGAATGCGTAG
- a CDS encoding amino acid permease — protein sequence MRQILRKKQIHDLLEQSRQQKVKRTLGGLDLTLLGIGAVIGTGVMVLTGMTAAKDAGPAVIFSFAIAAIVCSLAALCYAEMASALPVFGSAYIYSYTTMGELVGHLMGWTLLSVYMLTASAVASGWSSYFNSLLEGFGISIPHQFLAGPEQGGYMNLPAIIIALLIAWILSRGTKESKKFNNIMVFVKLGIIVLFIVVGGFYVQPDNWQPFMPFGAEGVIAGAAAVFFAFLGFDAISASAEEVKNPQRNLPIGIIGSLLICTVIYIVVCLVMTGMVHYTKLNVTEAMSYVLQSVHQNSVAGIISVGAVIGLMAVIFANNYAATRIAYAMGRDGLLPKVFSKTNKSDTPVASIWMIGGMTAVISGFIDLKNLSNLANIGALLTFAMVSLSVLILRKTHQQLERGFRVPFVPVLPIISMGCCLFLMLNLPGRTWLYFGVWLLIGVVMYAAYSNKHSELAKSS from the coding sequence TTGCGACAAATTCTTCGTAAGAAACAAATTCACGATTTGTTAGAACAGAGTAGGCAGCAAAAGGTAAAGAGAACGCTGGGCGGGCTTGATCTAACGCTTCTTGGTATAGGGGCTGTGATCGGCACAGGGGTCATGGTGTTAACCGGAATGACAGCAGCTAAGGATGCAGGACCGGCTGTCATTTTCTCCTTTGCGATCGCAGCGATTGTGTGCAGTTTAGCAGCACTTTGTTATGCAGAAATGGCTTCAGCGCTTCCTGTATTCGGCAGTGCATACATTTATTCATATACAACGATGGGTGAGCTTGTGGGCCATCTGATGGGATGGACCTTATTGTCTGTTTATATGCTGACTGCTTCGGCTGTGGCCAGTGGCTGGTCCAGTTATTTCAACAGCCTGCTGGAGGGGTTTGGAATCTCTATCCCCCATCAATTCCTAGCAGGGCCAGAACAAGGCGGATACATGAATCTGCCAGCGATTATCATTGCTTTACTGATTGCGTGGATCTTATCTAGAGGAACGAAGGAAAGTAAAAAATTCAATAATATCATGGTGTTTGTGAAGCTTGGCATTATTGTTCTTTTCATTGTAGTAGGCGGCTTTTACGTACAGCCAGACAATTGGCAGCCGTTCATGCCGTTTGGCGCGGAAGGTGTCATTGCCGGTGCAGCCGCTGTGTTTTTTGCCTTTTTAGGATTTGATGCGATTTCGGCCTCTGCAGAAGAGGTGAAAAATCCACAGCGGAACCTGCCAATTGGTATTATTGGTTCATTACTGATTTGTACGGTCATTTACATTGTCGTTTGTTTGGTCATGACAGGTATGGTGCACTATACAAAGCTGAATGTGACAGAGGCCATGTCCTATGTGCTGCAAAGTGTGCATCAAAATAGCGTGGCTGGTATTATTTCTGTCGGTGCTGTCATTGGATTGATGGCTGTGATTTTCGCCAATAATTATGCAGCAACTCGAATTGCCTATGCGATGGGTCGAGACGGGCTCTTGCCTAAAGTGTTTTCGAAAACAAACAAGAGCGATACACCTGTTGCAAGCATATGGATGATTGGCGGAATGACAGCTGTTATTTCAGGGTTTATTGATTTGAAGAATCTGTCCAACTTAGCGAATATCGGTGCTTTATTGACGTTTGCGATGGTGAGCTTATCTGTGCTTATTTTGAGAAAGACACATCAGCAGCTTGAAAGGGGATTCCGGGTTCCTTTTGTACCGGTTTTGCCAATCATATCAATGGGCTGCTGCTTGTTCCTCATGCTCAACTTACCGGGACGCACATGGCTTTACTTTGGGGTTTGGCTGTTAATCGGTGTCGTCATGTACGCAGCGTATTCAAACAAACATAGTGAATTAGCGAAGTCTTCATGA
- a CDS encoding VOC family protein, producing the protein MISVSPYIVVEDVKESLQYYQGIFGGDIHILNEHQDRVLHAELHHGESLLHFSDTFGRTPKSENLRLIMQFDNEEELKAVYEALEADGDVLVELQDTFFGALHGQVQDRKNGLIWVLNYMK; encoded by the coding sequence ATGATCAGCGTTAGTCCTTATATTGTAGTAGAAGATGTGAAAGAATCTCTTCAATATTATCAAGGAATTTTTGGCGGAGATATTCATATTTTAAATGAACATCAAGACCGTGTGTTACATGCTGAATTGCACCATGGAGAATCACTGCTCCACTTTTCAGATACGTTTGGCCGCACACCAAAATCGGAGAATCTCAGATTGATTATGCAGTTTGACAATGAAGAAGAACTAAAGGCCGTATATGAAGCGCTCGAAGCTGACGGGGATGTACTGGTGGAATTACAGGATACGTTCTTTGGCGCACTTCACGGACAAGTACAGGACCGGAAAAATGGGTTGATCTGGGTTCTGAATTATATGAAATAG
- a CDS encoding alpha/beta fold hydrolase, with amino-acid sequence MEQVEFQYIQTNGIRLHTAMAGPEDGPLLVLLHGFPEFWYGWKNQIIPLAEAGYRVVVPDQRGYHLSDKPDGVESYVLDQLRDDIVGLIKTLSPNQKAIVGGHDWGGAVAWHLASTRSQYVNKLIIVNMPHPRVMMKVLPFYPPQWKKSSYIAFFQLPNVPEAALQENQFQRLDEAIGLTDRPHLFTKEDVSSYKLAWTQPGAITSMLNWYRAIKKGGFEKPISKRILVPVRMIWGMEDKFLSRKLAKESIKICPNGQLVFVDDASHWINHEKPEVVNKLILEFLK; translated from the coding sequence ATGGAACAAGTTGAGTTTCAATATATCCAAACAAATGGCATAAGGCTACATACTGCAATGGCTGGCCCTGAGGATGGCCCGCTGCTTGTCCTGCTGCATGGATTTCCTGAGTTTTGGTACGGCTGGAAAAATCAAATCATTCCCTTAGCAGAGGCAGGCTATCGTGTCGTTGTTCCTGATCAAAGGGGCTACCATCTAAGTGACAAGCCAGATGGAGTCGAATCATATGTATTGGATCAACTGAGAGATGATATCGTGGGCTTGATTAAGACGCTGAGTCCAAATCAAAAGGCCATTGTCGGCGGACATGATTGGGGCGGAGCGGTTGCTTGGCATTTGGCTTCTACACGTTCTCAATATGTAAATAAATTAATCATTGTCAACATGCCGCATCCGCGTGTGATGATGAAGGTTCTCCCTTTTTATCCGCCACAGTGGAAGAAGAGCTCCTATATCGCTTTCTTTCAGCTTCCAAATGTACCAGAGGCAGCACTTCAAGAAAACCAATTTCAAAGGCTGGATGAAGCGATTGGGCTGACTGATAGACCACACTTGTTCACCAAGGAGGATGTCTCAAGCTACAAGCTCGCTTGGACGCAGCCAGGAGCTATTACGTCAATGCTGAATTGGTATCGGGCCATCAAAAAAGGCGGCTTTGAAAAGCCAATTTCAAAACGGATTCTCGTTCCTGTTCGCATGATCTGGGGGATGGAGGACAAGTTTCTAAGCAGAAAGCTGGCAAAGGAATCGATTAAGATTTGTCCAAATGGACAGCTGGTTTTTGTCGATGATGCCTCTCATTGGATCAATCATGAAAAACCAGAGGTCGTCAACAAACTCATACTCGAATTTTTGAAATAA
- a CDS encoding glutaminase, which produces MKTAISNNTQHACQSSVDHWAEEIRPYYKNGQNAGYIPALGKVNSSQLGISVIGPDGSSVQYGDWDVPFTLQSISKVISFIAACLGRGVPYVLDRVDVEPTGDAFNSIYRLEMHKPGKPFNPMINAGAITVSSILPGKTSTEKLAYIFDLIENLIGKRPSVNEEVYQSEWATAHRNRALAYYLKETNYLESDVEDTLEVYLKQCSIEVTTEDIALIGLIISSDGYHPFKQVQVIPKDIARLTKALMLTCGMYNASGNFAAFVGVPAKSGVSGGIMACVPPSARREFPFQTGCGIGIYGPAIDDCGNSITGVMMLKKLAKEWDLSIF; this is translated from the coding sequence ATGAAAACAGCAATTTCTAATAATACACAACACGCATGCCAGTCTTCTGTTGATCACTGGGCAGAAGAAATACGGCCTTATTACAAAAACGGTCAGAATGCTGGCTACATTCCAGCACTCGGAAAAGTGAATTCCTCTCAACTTGGTATCAGCGTGATAGGCCCAGATGGATCATCTGTACAATATGGTGATTGGGACGTTCCCTTTACCCTACAAAGTATCTCAAAAGTCATCAGCTTTATAGCTGCCTGTTTAGGAAGGGGCGTACCTTACGTCTTGGATCGGGTAGATGTAGAGCCAACTGGTGATGCATTTAATTCCATCTACCGCCTTGAGATGCATAAACCAGGGAAACCCTTTAATCCAATGATTAATGCTGGAGCTATTACCGTTTCCTCCATCCTTCCGGGAAAGACTTCTACAGAAAAGCTAGCATATATTTTCGATTTAATCGAAAACTTAATAGGTAAGCGTCCTTCTGTTAATGAAGAGGTTTATCAATCAGAATGGGCAACTGCCCATCGAAACCGGGCACTTGCTTATTATTTGAAAGAAACCAATTACTTAGAATCAGATGTCGAGGACACATTAGAAGTGTATTTAAAACAATGTTCCATCGAAGTCACAACAGAGGACATCGCCTTGATTGGACTGATTATATCAAGTGATGGCTACCATCCCTTTAAACAAGTTCAAGTCATCCCAAAAGATATCGCAAGACTAACAAAAGCATTGATGCTGACATGCGGCATGTATAATGCGTCTGGTAATTTTGCTGCTTTCGTAGGCGTTCCAGCCAAAAGTGGTGTGTCTGGAGGAATTATGGCTTGCGTTCCGCCAAGCGCAAGAAGAGAATTCCCATTTCAGACAGGCTGTGGAATCGGCATTTACGGTCCCGCCATTGATGATTGCGGAAATAGTATTACCGGTGTCATGATGCTGAAAAAACTCGCCAAAGAGTGGGATCTCAGTATTTTTTAA
- a CDS encoding ATP-binding protein gives MSLNQLVKKDAFILIFMVVIVPLAGELKFYPVNETFRISFGAPAFFFCLLLLRKSRPLLPGFLTGAAIVLFRVGLDLIQQNADMAASFYQQFPSFFFYFTYAFLFFAVRTGRFKQRSIFIGIIGLMIELLADFVELFVQFLVFDTTMTLSKLSDMFLIAFAHSFVVISFFNMMRLYEAQSREKQIMKQNEHMMMVISNLYEETVHLKKTLNHTEHITQESYRLYRLLHDHELGKKVSQELLKLAGEIHEVKKDNQRIYAGLSKLISKENMQDYMRAEELVRIVIRIQEKYALSLGKNISFTSDIRGIHLHDYHVFIFLSLINNLMANAVEAIEDNGTISLVLKGGHDKIEIRIEDDGPGIPEKLRDVVFDPGYTSKFDAFGTPSTGIGLSYVRELVQELGGQIQIEQKETKGTAFQLVLPIQNLIQKG, from the coding sequence TTGAGTTTAAACCAGCTTGTCAAAAAAGACGCATTCATTTTAATTTTTATGGTGGTCATTGTGCCGCTTGCAGGAGAGCTGAAGTTTTATCCTGTGAACGAGACATTTCGCATCAGTTTTGGAGCACCTGCGTTTTTCTTTTGTTTATTACTCTTAAGAAAATCTAGACCACTCCTGCCGGGATTTTTAACAGGCGCAGCCATTGTACTTTTTCGAGTAGGCTTAGATCTGATTCAGCAGAATGCTGATATGGCTGCGTCGTTTTATCAGCAATTCCCAAGTTTCTTTTTCTATTTTACTTATGCTTTTCTGTTTTTTGCCGTTCGTACGGGACGTTTTAAGCAGCGCTCTATTTTCATTGGGATCATCGGTCTCATGATCGAATTACTGGCTGATTTTGTCGAGCTGTTTGTACAATTTCTAGTGTTCGATACAACGATGACCCTATCAAAGCTGAGTGATATGTTCCTCATCGCGTTTGCTCACAGCTTTGTGGTGATCAGCTTTTTTAATATGATGAGGCTGTACGAGGCACAATCAAGAGAGAAACAAATCATGAAACAAAATGAGCATATGATGATGGTCATTTCGAATTTATATGAGGAAACGGTTCACTTAAAGAAAACGTTAAATCATACAGAGCACATTACGCAAGAATCATATCGGCTTTACCGTCTACTGCATGACCACGAACTAGGGAAGAAAGTGAGTCAAGAGCTGCTAAAGCTCGCAGGAGAAATCCATGAGGTGAAAAAGGACAATCAGCGTATTTATGCTGGGCTTTCAAAGCTGATTTCAAAGGAAAATATGCAAGACTATATGAGAGCCGAAGAGCTTGTTCGCATTGTGATCCGCATCCAAGAGAAATACGCGCTATCTCTAGGGAAAAACATCTCCTTTACCTCTGATATACGTGGCATTCATTTGCATGATTATCATGTTTTTATTTTCTTATCTTTGATTAATAATTTAATGGCAAATGCAGTTGAAGCAATAGAAGATAACGGAACGATCTCACTCGTATTAAAAGGCGGTCATGATAAAATAGAGATTCGGATTGAAGATGATGGCCCGGGTATTCCTGAAAAATTGAGAGATGTTGTGTTTGATCCAGGCTACACTTCGAAATTTGATGCATTTGGTACACCGTCAACTGGGATTGGCTTATCCTATGTGAGAGAGCTGGTTCAAGAGCTTGGGGGTCAAATCCAGATCGAACAAAAAGAAACAAAAGGTACAGCATTTCAGCTTGTCCTTCCTATACAAAATTTAATACAGAAAGGGTGA
- a CDS encoding response regulator: MRFFIADDDRAIRSILGQIIEDEDLGEVVDEADDGVGLEAHSLNLKKVDILLIDLLMPARDGIQTIRHIHPEFKGKVIMISQVEAKELMAEAYELGIEYYIHKPVNRIEIVSVIRKVMERIKLEKSIYDIQASLRHVLPLEPVISRDGGSGAKRRTMKEAGEFLLSELGIVGESGSKDLIEILIYLHETQTANSHEVNFPPLKQLFIKTAERKLDHGATDVEVMREVKAAEQRIRRAIHHSLNHFASLGLTDFSNPKFEHYASKFFDFTDVSQRMKEMQKTSSPAGSTGRVNTKKFVQIFYFEAKQLFEGMS; the protein is encoded by the coding sequence ATGCGATTTTTCATTGCAGATGATGATCGTGCAATACGCTCGATTTTAGGTCAAATTATTGAGGATGAGGATTTGGGAGAGGTCGTGGATGAAGCCGATGACGGAGTTGGATTAGAAGCTCATTCATTAAATCTCAAAAAAGTAGACATCCTTCTGATTGATCTTTTAATGCCTGCTAGAGATGGCATTCAAACCATTCGTCATATACACCCTGAATTCAAAGGCAAGGTCATCATGATTTCTCAAGTAGAGGCGAAAGAGTTGATGGCAGAAGCCTATGAACTGGGGATTGAATATTATATTCATAAACCTGTCAATCGAATTGAGATCGTCAGTGTCATTCGAAAAGTCATGGAGCGCATCAAGCTGGAAAAATCGATTTACGATATTCAAGCTTCCCTTCGTCATGTGCTGCCATTAGAGCCCGTGATTTCTCGTGATGGGGGCTCTGGGGCGAAGCGAAGAACGATGAAAGAGGCAGGAGAATTTCTCCTGTCTGAATTAGGAATTGTCGGAGAGAGCGGCTCTAAGGATCTAATAGAGATACTGATCTACTTACATGAAACACAGACAGCCAATTCCCATGAGGTCAATTTTCCTCCACTAAAGCAGCTGTTTATCAAAACGGCTGAAAGAAAGCTGGATCATGGTGCGACTGATGTGGAAGTGATGCGGGAAGTGAAAGCGGCAGAGCAGCGAATTAGACGAGCCATTCATCATTCCTTGAATCATTTCGCTTCACTAGGATTAACAGATTTTTCGAATCCTAAGTTTGAGCACTATGCGTCGAAGTTTTTTGATTTTACCGATGTCAGCCAAAGAATGAAAGAAATGCAGAAGACATCTTCACCCGCAGGATCGACGGGCAGAGTCAATACGAAGAAGTTCGTTCAAATCTTTTATTTCGAAGCAAAACAGTTATTCGAAGGAATGAGCTAA